In Synechococcus sp. CC9616, the following are encoded in one genomic region:
- a CDS encoding TMEM165/GDT1 family protein: MDFTLLLSTFVTVFLAELGDKTQLATVALSGTSDRPLAVFLGSSSALVLASLIGALAGGSIATVIPTDMLQLAAGIGFLVIGIRLLWPESQQPDS; encoded by the coding sequence ATGGATTTCACCTTACTTTTGTCCACGTTCGTCACTGTTTTTCTGGCGGAACTGGGTGACAAGACTCAGCTGGCCACAGTGGCGCTCAGCGGCACATCCGATCGTCCGCTGGCAGTTTTTCTCGGATCGTCGTCAGCATTGGTGCTGGCAAGTCTGATTGGTGCCCTGGCAGGCGGATCAATTGCAACAGTGATTCCGACGGACATGCTGCAACTGGCTGCGGGAATCGGATTTTTGGTGATCGGTATTCGTCTGCTCTGGCCCGAAAGCCAACAACCCGACTCTTAG
- a CDS encoding TMEM165/GDT1 family protein — MQSGSNERPAFLTVLVSTFTTVFVAELGDKTQLATLLLSAQSGAPWLVFLGAATALIASSLVGVLVGRWLAQVLPPERLQLMAGVLMIGLGLWLGAQAGRSLFLSSTAA; from the coding sequence ATGCAATCTGGCTCGAACGAACGACCGGCCTTCCTGACAGTTCTCGTCAGCACATTCACCACGGTGTTCGTTGCTGAACTGGGTGATAAAACCCAGTTGGCAACCCTGCTTCTGTCGGCGCAGTCAGGCGCCCCTTGGCTGGTGTTTCTCGGGGCTGCAACGGCGCTGATCGCATCCAGCCTGGTCGGCGTCCTTGTCGGTCGCTGGCTGGCGCAGGTTCTGCCCCCAGAACGTCTTCAGTTAATGGCGGGCGTTCTGATGATCGGACTGGGGCTCTGGCTAGGTGCCCAGGCTGGTCGCTCTCTTTTCCTTTCCTCAACAGCGGCATGA
- a CDS encoding YkgJ family cysteine cluster protein: MNSRGDRWQCIQQCGACCHLSPEERPEALAALSEAQRHQYLAMVGDDGWCIHYDSGGRRCRIYNDRPDFCRVSELGELFEVDSDSLDAFAIQCCRQQIRSRYGGRSMVMRRFNRAQRAES, from the coding sequence ATGAACAGTCGCGGAGACCGGTGGCAGTGCATCCAACAATGCGGTGCCTGCTGTCATCTCAGTCCGGAGGAACGTCCGGAGGCGTTGGCCGCGCTCTCAGAGGCGCAACGCCATCAGTATCTGGCGATGGTGGGTGACGATGGTTGGTGCATCCATTACGACAGCGGTGGACGACGCTGTCGGATTTACAACGATCGACCCGACTTCTGCAGGGTCAGTGAGCTCGGTGAACTTTTCGAGGTTGATTCAGATTCATTGGATGCCTTTGCAATTCAATGCTGCCGTCAGCAGATCCGTTCTCGTTACGGAGGGCGGAGCATGGTGATGCGTAGGTTCAACCGTGCCCAGCGAGCTGAATCCTGA
- the psb30 gene encoding photosystem II reaction center protein Ycf12/Psb30, translating into MGIDFHLIANFGALALITLAGPAVIFILFYRRGAL; encoded by the coding sequence ATGGGCATCGATTTCCACCTGATTGCCAATTTCGGCGCTCTCGCGCTGATCACCCTGGCTGGCCCTGCCGTGATCTTCATTCTCTTCTATCGCCGAGGTGCGCTTTGA